The stretch of DNA TCAATTACTCAATAAATTGaagcaacaagcttcagattaatcaactaagaaaataattgttagttgcagagGTAGtgtcataaataaatgatggaataaattgcttgttttcattatttgaaTATGTATACCATTATGCCACCATATAATTTCCAGGAGATTATAACTAGGTGATGTAGCCCATACAAAGGGTTGGAGGAGGATACGAGCAGGGGGCTGACCATTCAACTTGTCAATCTTCTCAAGTGTTTTCCGGGATGCGTCGCCTACTGTGTGTTCccacacaaacatcttagctgccctATCAAGCGTGTTAGAAAAAcagatccatccatttatttttttaaattattcataattttatcttttagaaaacagaacagtggtaagagtcttggaaacatgaatatttttccaCACATGAGTATTCATTTTCCATAGTTTTCCAGATCTGGAAATTGATCAAATCAAATTCTATACTTTTGCATGCCATATCCATTccatatctatccatccattcatccgtccatccatccatcttcgagACTGCTTGTTCTCAACAGGGTATGTGGGAGCCGatatggttattattattattatttattttttgtgtgtttaggtGTCTACATTTTCTAATATAGAAAGGAATAGAGAACGTGTGGCAACAGACAAAACTGATTCAttattgaaggaaaaaacaaaaagaaaaaagacactaGAAACGAAGTAATAAATaagttgaataaataaatagaaaatgtattataattaaATAAAGACATCAAAGatagatgaataaataatatattatactattaaaatatattaatattttaattaaaaacgtAATGAATATGAATGACATGTTTAAAacattgaccaaaaaaaattaaaaacacaacaaacagtAAGAGCGAATACAGCTGTTTTAACCCCCACTGCACTGAAGTCAAATCCCAAGTTAGTGACTTTACTTCTTAACATCAAGCAGAGTGAGCTGTGTGCACGCTCGAATGGACAGGACAGACGTGCACAACATTACTATTCATTCGTACAGACAGGGGGGAAGGTAGCGTGAGTCAGTCTGAGAGTGAGTCAGTGTCACTGAGGCAGGGATCCCCCTATGTTTCATGAGTCAATGCATGTgcatttgtgcgtgtgtgtgtgtgtgtgtgtgtgtgtgtggatgtgtgtgtgcactgtgtGAAATTCTAGCCAAGGTAAGCGTTTCCTTCAGGAACACTGGGTTGTATTATAAGAAGGTCATACGTGAAATAAGAATCCTATCGCAGGGCCAAGAATATAAATAacatcatttacagtatatgagaCGATGATGGTGAGGATGAGAGGAGGGGCTTCAGCCAtgatttagcatttttttaaaaagatgatCAGGTGTGGAAAGCGAGAAAGTGCTGCTTGCGGCacagatgtactgtacattctgGGACATGAGGGATTTACTGCCACTGAGTCACTGTGATGATGCAGCTCCTGAGTTATGGTCTGCAGAGGACTAGTAGATAGCAAGAGTGTTAGCTAGACTTCATTAACCAAGGTAGAATGCTGCTAAATTCCAGATTAATATACAAAAAGATTGATTGGAGATATTTAACAGTTCCGGCTCATTCGAGATGTTCATTGGGGTCGCCTATTTGCTGAAAAAAATGGATTAAACTTACCAtacagcagtgcttctcaaatagtggggcgggcgtggtgaactgtcaggggggggCGTGAGAAGCAAGGAGGACATTCCAACATgcatgaatttgtcgtactcagcatgcaatttgacttttgaatacgcttgtatgattcactgctctccattttgttgcatttcgttggtttcagttttgagttcagtcagtacagtacagataaataaatagatgatcagtttctcaatagtatttcaaatcaggggggcctgaaaacatttctttcCCCTGTGGGGGCATGACAGCATATAATTGGGAACCAGTGCCATACAGCTCCCATGCCTGACAGAGCTTCAGACTttattttaacatgtgtagcaaagcctgctgttTTACAAAGTTGTCCTACTGTACATGAACCAGTGGGCGTCTACACAGAGGCGGTACTATGACAAAGGGGGCTATTCCTTCATGACCTTATGAAATGCCCCAACTTATATTTATTAGGGCTATGAAATGATTTGATGACAATTTgtatcagattaatcacagttttcaaattaattagtcatgattaatcacattttgcaaATATGTCTGACATGTGCCCAttattactgtatgttattaacagaaagataaatgatagGACAGggttatatttgtatgtattaactgcACAGattcaaatgaactgaaaatttcaatTGAGCTAAAAGTTTGCATacatctgaaaatctatttgactaacactagtctctttaatagcagcagaacatttgaatcacacttgtaTGACTTGTGACTTGTGAACCATGTTACTTTGAGGAATGAGGGGATGCATTTAAAGACACCACATTATTTAATTTAACTTGAATTCACAACTTTTGAGTGCATTTCCTGGGATCTGGGATTttcgagcatacttaaatgcagcaaattttatttctgcattaAGAGTTATGCTTGATCGCTTGAATGCATCAACATTTAAACAGCTTTTGGCCAGCACAGAGAGCACAGTGCTAGTTAGGTCCTGCTCTGACACTCCAACAGAGACAATTATGGAGGTGTTCATCgtttgtgtgcattatatgaaccaATAAGTGAGTTTAATGATTATGTTTTACATCAAGAGTGAGTTACTGGGTTATTGTTAATGATATCAATATCCActccttgtttttctttgtctttctgtttatttagaccacttATACAATTGGTGGAAGTGTTGCTCCGAGATGTGTTTACATATATATGTTGTTGGAATTGTacagctgttgatgtgttcaagtcagaataaagttataaaagagcattaGACTGTGACCCTGTGGGatgctacactgtgcctccgtctgccgtcataacagagaggtgtggcttcaTTAACACgtactttttttatatttatcatttcttgcacatactgtattactgttagaacatcattaaaaagtcaccttTGCATGATAGTGGACTTTTAAGTGAACAACACCTGCATGGGACATGTTTGTTCTGCATATGACACAGCTGCTGACAGTATGTGGACCTCCGGCTTCACTTGCTATGGCTGGAGGCGGTGCTTATCCACTTCCTCTCACACATACTTTCAGGACTTTCTTTTGTCTGAGTGGACGCCCTCCAGCACACATCTTGGTAAAGACGAGTGAACTTTATGAATGGCCCCCGCAGTGCCATTTAACACGCTCCAAAGagcagatggatagatggatgaatggcaaTATGCCGCCGTCTTGCTATTTCCGGTGTGGGATGCACTGTGATGAAATATCACGGGGGCAGGAAGGACAAATGCTGAGAGCTGTGAATAATTTACACCCAATGGGACTTCCTCTGATTGGTTATGAAGGAGCTTCAGTGAAGTTCAAGCATAGCCTTTGGCACATGAATGTTAGCAGAGAAAGTGCTCAATGCTGCTTGGGCATCACTTCTCTCCAGTGTTGGCATGACATTGTTGAAAAAAGTCTTGGGACAGACCACCTCAccaatcaattaatcaatcagAGGCTCATATCAACCCCTGATTCTTAATTCTTCACCTTTTCCAACTCCGTGGGAACATTTTTGGGAACGCCCTGTTCTATGcctcagtgcacaaagcaagcacGTTTGGATGAGTTTGGCGATAAGgacataaaaatgaccaaaattcgCTCTTCTGTCACAATTCTCCATCTCCAAAAGACCCATACAAAAACAcgtatgtatttataaatgacatCTGGCTAATGGTGCTTATAGTAGATGAGGTCAAACGTCAAATTAGAACATGTTCCTTCTCAACTCTGTTTGTTACAATTTCTAAGCAACCTTCTTCAAATTCTCGGCATCATAACCTAGAGCCCTACTGATTGTCAATATCTGGGttttcgtacattatagtgatctaatttatgttatttattatgtattgtgtaaaactaagacatgaataacatcaaatttaaagcacaaaatgaatgccgacccaccatccaccagttcaagcctggagtttgacgtgtgtggtaaaaggaaatgtgctagcatgaattaacttgagacaaatgtgcacattagcactcaataagtcatcaaaacttacctttatgcattcccacatagtatcagcatttgacaccaaatatgaggtaaaagaaaaatggtataaatacagtagtagtctatctgtgctaGCACACGCacgatggacatgcgtcaagtgagacggacgTAACAaagagaatccggacacttttcaaaataaaactttttaaaaaataaataaataatggatttttttcccccctttctcTGCGGCCCGGTatcaaatgacccacggccctggggttggggatcactgctgtATAAGGCGGCCCTGAATATAGGATGATCCCTGTTTTTGAAATAActttttaagtaaaaatcaaAGAATTGTCTTGGCTGTGTGTGTAtcgggaagaaaagctctggtgCCACCTGCTGGTTTACATGTATAAATTGTTTAGAccccaaatacagtataaaacaaAGCCTGCCTTTTATCTAGGGAAATATTATTTTCTTACATTCAAGTCACTAAATTACACACAGCAGTGGCAGGCGGTGCATTTGCTACGTGGGCCTTCAGTCGGGACTTGAGCGACCGAATCCACCTCAAAATACCACCGCTATCaagtcacaattatacaaaagTTCTTCGTGTTGGAACAGGTTGTTCATCTAATGAGGCATTCATGTGCACTGCGTAACTGAGTGTTAGGCataggctttcagacatcagccaatcagaggacggaaaaatgctgacattaCTGTATGCCTCCTAGCTGGCCTGTGAGGCGAATGTGAAATTTGATTGTTTAaagaaacaataataacattgctAATAGTGAGTGACATGGGCCAACCCTTCGAACTCGGAAGGCACTGGGCCGATTTGAtttacatggcaacacataaaagctgaaatctgattggtcaATGACAAATTATTTGCTAAATCTCACCCGTGCCCTTGCAAacacgttttgcttgatggcgatcatgttatttttaataaagcttcttcacagtatatattttatgtactgtatctaaCTGATAAAAAAAGCACACTTCTACCTTGAACTTCCTTGTGTGATGCTCACCTCTCCACAAAGCAGAGCTTCATTTGCAGGCACTGCCGTTTCAAACATGGCCGCTGAGCTGTGAAGGAGATGATGAACAAGACGATGATTAAATAGTGTACGTTGAAGAGGAGTGAACAAAGAGGGCACACAGAGCGTGGAACAAAAATTGTCTGTGCAGATTCTAAACCGGGAGCAGCACCTGCCTGTATGAGACATGTTTTATGTGGCGTGTAAAAGTGGACACTCAGCAAAGAGACACACTGTGCTTACAGGATGTTAAAAGTCAGCATTTTGTTGGAATAACAATGTGTCTGAGTCACTTACTGGCTTTAAATGTTATGTGTGCCTGCTCTTAACAGGTTTATGTGTGATCTCAAAGCAGACTTTACACAAGTTTGAATGTTTGActgatttatatttataaaaaatgttGAGCTAtgcattatctttgtaaagataCATTTCTGATTTTTAATAAAACTAGGCATTCCGCCATTAGTATGTTTATAAAATAGTTACTTAAATTCAAAAATACAGATAAATGCAATTCAGAGGCCCATTGAGTaccacacagtaacagcttatattaaccactagatggcagtgctTAGCTATTACGCTCCAACAGCCCTCGATTAAAGTGtgaggcaacaaaacaaaacacctgAGCAGTAGTGTTTTATGTGAAGTTTTTAAATGTACCGTAATAAATTGAAGGTTTGGAATATAATTTGAACATTAAAGTTTTAAATTTACTTATTATATtcaatttaaaaattgcattactAATATTAGGCATGTATTGACTTTTTAAGAGCCATAACAGAAGTATTGATTGTATCTACAAACTATAGAAAGCTAAATATGATTACTTTTTAGGGATTGTTCAGCAGGACCAGACCATATGATTCAACAAAGGGTTGACTAATCTTAACTTTCAAAGACCAATGGCTCATTAAAATGAATATGAACAGCCTCAATCAGGAAGTCAATCCATTATTAAAGCAGATGTGACTTTATGGAGAAATGTCTGCATGTGGGTGCTCCATTTGTATTTCCCCTCCAAGGATGGAAAGGGGGGGAAGTCCTTCTTGTGCAACACAATGCGGAGGTAACATAAGAGGAGGTTGCCTGGGAAACCACAGTCGTCATGGAGACTGCATCAGGCAGAGAAAAGGGGTCGGCCGCGCATGGAGCACGTCACCAAAACGTGTTTTCACGGTGCCCGTGGATGCACACACGTGACAAGTATTTACCTTTGCAGTATGAGGTATGCATTTGTGAAAGATAACGCctctactcctgaactgctgcacgAGTAGactaaaaatgtgtcaaaacacgcACCCCAATCTGTTgaatgtgctattatttttctgacaaatacaccacgtgGTGGCACCGTTATTAAACCACATACTGGAAGTGGCTTTGACttaaaatttctcacacagctcaatcaAATGCTACATAAACATGCTCTATATCTTGAAGGGCGAATCACCACACACCTTTAGGCCCCATGTGTTTGTCAGCACCTCAaatttaggggactgacaagcacatggatgtaaaatttgagcaagattgcttgaaaaacatgatcgccatcaagcaaaacgtgtTTGCAAGGGCACGGGTGAGATTTAGCAAATAATttgtcattgaccatttgtgtaattattataaaactttgaggatacaGGATGTCATAGGTTTATGACCTCTTGTGGTTAGGATGCACTCCCATAAATCTTAAAGACTTAGTTTTGACCTGCACAGTTTGGTGCACAAATATGAGACTCTCTTGAGAAGCAgttacactgaggaaggacagcgtcgcttttgttatttttcattaCAAGCGTATGGCAGACTCGCCTGCTTTAACTGAAAATGTACTGACAACACAGATCTGTTTCTGGATTACAGGTAGGGTAGCTTGtcttagtttattattattattattattattaccacaaCCCATAGTGGGTGACACAAATGTCATGGGATGTCCTGTTATACTGTGTTTCTCATGACGGTATGCTGTTATTGAAAGTTAAACACCATCATAAAGTAGTTTATTTTCAGTACGACCCTTCTTCAGGTTGAATATCCAACACAAGGTAGCCTTAGGAGATAAGGGTCAAAGGTTCAGTTCATCCTTATATCAACACATGGCTCACTAGGATGCATCTTCCAACACTTTTTGAGTAACTtcagtgtgtgttttatttacaaCAGTCTGTGTATATAGGCAACTCTgaatgtaaaacaaataaaaaacggACTTTAAAATTATATGGTCATCTATACAGCACTCAAGCGTATTTTATACCTGATTAATAATCTGAACATCTCAACAGGCTGTCTATACAAATGACTCTATTCACTTGACAATATCAAATCTCAAGACGGCCTATTTGACTCATGGagatatatagtgtatatagcaGACAACGCACACTgaacacaacattaggtacacatggaCAATCAAATGAGATAACATCTGTcttcacaaaaataataatcctcACACTGTCAAGAGAGTTATTATGAACATATTAGTAGTCATAATGCAACTGATTGAGGCAGACCATCACCCAACACTGAGCCAAAGCTGTAGGCTAAGGTTTTTTCATTATATTGCTGTGTTTGTAACCAAAATGTTACAAACAGTGCACTTTTCCACCACTaacaaacacattgttataacacaatgaaaactgagcattattatctttttaaagGCAGGTATTTCCACCAATCGTGTGCATTAGATTCAATTCgagcaggggttttcaaagtttCACTTCAAAGAACCATACTGCCCTCAGGACTTtaacataactgaagttagaTGGTTTTAGGaatgtttgtctttgtttttctcaagATACTACTGCCtcccactttgaaaacccctgcatTATATTGTACAGGTGTACCTTATGAAGTGTCCTGTCAACATCAATAAGTTTCAACATCAAGATATGTAGGCAAAGGGGAAATATATATCCGTTTTTAAAAGTTTTGTAAATAATacttgaaaatgtaaaagttaTGAGGATGAAAAATAATACGGatttagaaaaatacaaaaaaaaagagaagttacatttaaaaaaggctaaatgactTGTTAAAAGTGGACATTTAGTGTATTAGTACAGATACAGTATGGACCACTgtcgttttaaaaaaataaaagttgttgCTACTTTTTTCCACCCCACATGTTCAGTGTGGGTCACATTTACACGTCCGTAAAGATCTTGGTGATGTTAACGCAGTTCTGGCTGTTTTCGGTGCTCAAGTTGGCCCGCTTGACGCTTTCCTCCACGCCGGCAAAGTCGCCCTTGACGATGGTCGAGGAGGCGCAAGACCCCCGCGGTTGCAGCACTTCCGCACCGGGGAGGTGGTCGCAGCTGCCGGTGTTCGCGTACAGAGGCTGCTCGTCCCCGTCCGTCTCCCGGTGGTAGAAGTAGTTGAAGTTGGACACGATGACAGGCACCGGTAAGGCGATGGTCAACACGCCGGCGATGGCGCACAGCGAGCCTACGATTTTGCCACCGATGGTCACTGGGTGCATGTCCCCGTAGCCCACCGTAGTCATGGTGACGACCGCCCACCAGAAGGCGTCCGGTATGCTGTTGAAGCTGGAGGTCGGGTCGTCCGCCTCGGCGAAGTACACCGCACTGGAAAAGAGGATGACCCcgatgaagaggaagaagatgagcAAGCCCAGCTCCCTCATACTGGCCTTAAGGGTCTGCCCCAGGATCTGGAGACCCTTGGAGTGACGTGAGAGCTTGAAGATGCGGAACACGCGCACCAGGCGGATGACCCTGAGGATGGCGAGGGACATGGCCTGCTGGCCCCCGTTGGTCTCCGTCTCGGCCAGCTCGGTGCCCAGAGTGATGAAGTACGGGATGATGGCCACGATGTCGATGAGGTTCATGATGTTTTTGGAGAAGTTGGTCTTGCTGGGGCAAGCGAAGAAGCGCACCAGCAGCTCGAAGGAGAACCAAATGATGCAAAGGGTCTCGATGACAAAGAAGGGGTCCGTAAAGGGACTCGGCGCGTAAAGGTGACCTGTGGCGTTCAAAGTGCGAGTCCGCGTCTCGGCTTGCTCTCGCTCGTCCCGGAACTCAGGCAGGGTCTCCATACAAAAGATGACGATGGAGATGAGGATGACGAGCACGGACACAATAGCGATGCCCCGAGCCGGACCGGAGCTCTCCGGGTACTCGAATAGGAGCCAGATCTGCTTTTGGAAGTCATTTTTAGGCAAGACGCGCTCCTCCTCTTTAATGAAGCCTTCATCCTCTCGAAATTTCTCCATTGCGTCCTCACCGAGTTGATAGAACCTGATCTCCTCTGAGAAAATATCAATGGGGACGTTAACAGGTCTCCTGATGCGCCCCCCGGACTGGTAGTAATAGAGGATGGCGTCAAAGCTGGGTCGGTTCCGGTCGAAGAAGTACTCGTTCCTGAGGGGGTCAAAGTAGCGCATTCTCTTCCTGGGGTCCCCCAGCAACGTGTCCGGGAACAGGTTGAAAGTTTTCAGCTGCGTCTCGAAGCGCAAGCCTGAGATGTTGATGACGACCCGCTCGCAGCATCCAGCCTGGCGGCCCAGCTCGAATCGACCCATGGACAGGTGGTGGGGCGCCGAGAGCACGGCCGTCTCCTCCGGCATGTTCTCCACCGTCATGTCGCCCTCGTTGTCATCCCGCGGCTGCTGGCGCCTGGAGGACGCAGATGAGAGAAGCTCGCCTGAGTCCCGGTGGTCCATACAGGTGGTTCCGAGTTTGGTCTTGGGCGAGGTGGGATGGAGCCACGCCTCTTCCAGAGAGCCTGGAGAGCTAAGGTCGACCCTAACCATCAGCCATCGCTGCGCTCATCCACAAATGACGCGCTCGTCTCCCTTctgcctttgctcttttttttttaacaaccccTCCCGTCACAGACACAAACACGTCTCACATCGTCCACGCGTGGAAATCAACTCTTAATACCGTGCGTACACTTTATCACGCACACAAGggccaaaacattaggtacGTCTGCACACTTAAACAAGAGCATTATGTAAATTTGTGAGgggaaaaatattacaaacagctcTCAGCCTGATGTAGTGCATTTCTATAACCACATCACTAATACACATAttgtaaagttaataataaaaataccttTGAAAGGGCAGAATGCGTGAtacaggtggtgcaggtgtacaTAATGTTGTGGCCACATGCCATCATGGGCCAATTGTATCTGTTAGAGCATTAGCCTATGGTATTATAAAATTTCCCCTGCATTTTGTTACTTGCTTTGTTCCCTCATTTTGAAATTAGAAGTCAAGGAAAATAGTTCCAAGCAGATATTTAAGTATACATCTAAAATATTTAGTTAAAAAGTGCATTGGCAAGCAGTACAAATGGtcttgacaaaatatcaaactgtGTCTTATTGGTGTGCATTATTTTGCTGCAGAAAATGATGTGGCCGGCCAGATatggcccccaggccttgaGTTACACACCCTAATAAAAAAAGTGAACTGATAGCGGGTGTCAGCATACTCTCTAAAGCAGATGGATGAAAGCAAGACAGCACAATGGGCTTGCTCCTTGTGATTGTGTTGTCTTGCCCTGCTGATGTAGCTCTCCTTGGTCCTGAAAGCAAAGCCTCACCTCACTATTCAATCTGCTATATTGTTCACGCACAGATACAAACATTGAGATCATTCACTTCATTTCATTTGCATAAACACCCCAAAGCCCAATAAGca from Dunckerocampus dactyliophorus isolate RoL2022-P2 chromosome 8, RoL_Ddac_1.1, whole genome shotgun sequence encodes:
- the LOC129186910 gene encoding potassium voltage-gated channel subfamily A member 1-like: MVRVDLSSPGSLEEAWLHPTSPKTKLGTTCMDHRDSGELLSSASSRRQQPRDDNEGDMTVENMPEETAVLSAPHHLSMGRFELGRQAGCCERVVINISGLRFETQLKTFNLFPDTLLGDPRKRMRYFDPLRNEYFFDRNRPSFDAILYYYQSGGRIRRPVNVPIDIFSEEIRFYQLGEDAMEKFREDEGFIKEEERVLPKNDFQKQIWLLFEYPESSGPARGIAIVSVLVILISIVIFCMETLPEFRDEREQAETRTRTLNATGHLYAPSPFTDPFFVIETLCIIWFSFELLVRFFACPSKTNFSKNIMNLIDIVAIIPYFITLGTELAETETNGGQQAMSLAILRVIRLVRVFRIFKLSRHSKGLQILGQTLKASMRELGLLIFFLFIGVILFSSAVYFAEADDPTSSFNSIPDAFWWAVVTMTTVGYGDMHPVTIGGKIVGSLCAIAGVLTIALPVPVIVSNFNYFYHRETDGDEQPLYANTGSCDHLPGAEVLQPRGSCASSTIVKGDFAGVEESVKRANLSTENSQNCVNITKIFTDV